A single window of Thalassoroseus pseudoceratinae DNA harbors:
- a CDS encoding SDR family oxidoreductase, whose product MTTEKQFGPKGWTPERLGNLKGKTYLITGANSGAGFQAARTLLRKDARVVMLNRSAEKSQAAIAELKKELGAGAEVSFILMDLASLASVREAAAVVRKTVPRIDALICNAAIAQVPTQKLTVDGFESMLGTNHYGHFLLCGLLFPRIEESKGRIVVVSSLGYNMGIKTIQFDDMNWDRNYHQNKTYSQSKLAQMMFAYELQDRLAAAGKTDVKVYVCHPGSSRTSLISTSGNLATRIMFGLMSLSPMVQSAEKGSWPEVMCATEEGLEQRALYGPTGRMEFVGPVGKGTLYPHAYDKPVMERLWDVSEKAVGFEWKL is encoded by the coding sequence ATGACGACCGAAAAGCAATTTGGCCCCAAGGGCTGGACCCCGGAGCGACTCGGCAACCTCAAGGGCAAGACCTACCTCATCACCGGCGCGAATTCCGGCGCGGGGTTCCAGGCGGCGCGGACGCTTCTCAGGAAGGACGCCAGGGTTGTGATGCTCAACCGCTCGGCCGAGAAATCGCAAGCGGCGATCGCGGAGCTGAAGAAGGAACTCGGCGCGGGTGCCGAGGTGAGCTTCATCCTCATGGATCTCGCGTCGCTGGCCAGCGTGCGCGAAGCCGCGGCGGTAGTACGGAAGACCGTCCCCCGGATCGATGCCTTGATCTGCAACGCCGCCATCGCGCAGGTGCCGACCCAGAAACTCACCGTGGACGGCTTTGAAAGCATGCTGGGCACGAACCATTATGGGCACTTCCTGCTCTGCGGGCTTCTTTTTCCGCGGATCGAGGAGTCAAAAGGTCGGATCGTGGTCGTCAGCAGCCTTGGCTACAACATGGGGATCAAGACCATCCAGTTCGACGACATGAACTGGGACAGGAACTACCACCAGAACAAGACCTATTCCCAGAGCAAGCTGGCGCAGATGATGTTCGCCTACGAATTGCAGGACCGGCTGGCCGCGGCGGGCAAGACCGACGTCAAGGTCTATGTCTGCCACCCCGGCTCGTCGAGGACATCGCTCATCTCGACCAGTGGCAACCTGGCGACGCGTATCATGTTCGGGCTCATGTCGTTGTCGCCCATGGTGCAATCAGCCGAGAAAGGCTCTTGGCCGGAAGTGATGTGCGCCACCGAAGAAGGACTGGAACAGCGGGCTCTTTACGGTCCCACCGGCCGCATGGAATTCGTCGGACCGGTCGGCAAGGGCACCCTGTATCCCCACGCCTATGACAAGCCCGTCATGGAACGGCTTTGGGACGTCTCCGAAAAGGCGGTCGGATTCGAATGGAAACTCTGA